One window from the genome of Balaenoptera musculus isolate JJ_BM4_2016_0621 chromosome 3, mBalMus1.pri.v3, whole genome shotgun sequence encodes:
- the HSD11B1L gene encoding hydroxysteroid 11-beta-dehydrogenase 1-like protein isoform X4 — MKVLLLAGLGALFFAYYWDDNFDPASLQGARVLLTGASVGVGEELAYHYARLGSHLVLTAHTEALLQKALGSAPAPSGLRFLLRPVTRSRHLQVNFLSYVQLTSLALPSLTDSKGSLVVVSSLLGRVPTSFSSPYSAAKFALNSFFGSLRRELDVQDVHVAITMCVLGLRDRASAAEGVRGVTRAKAAPGPKAALAVIRGGATRASGVFYPWRFHLLCLLRGWMPQPRAWFIRQELNITTPAAA; from the exons ATGAAGGTGCTGCTCCTCGCGGGGCTGGGAGCCCTGTTCTTTGCCTATTATTGGGATGACAACTTTGACCCAG CCAGCCTCCAGGGAGCCCGTGTGCTGCTGACTGGAGCCAGTGTGGGCGTCGGGGAGGAGCTGGCATATCACTACGCGCGCCTGGGCTCCCACCTGGTGCTCACTGCCCACACCGAGGCTCTCCTGCAGAAG gctctAGGCTCCGCCCCTGCCCCTTCTGGCCTTCGGTTCCTCCTCCGCCCGGTGACTCGCAGTCGCCACCTCCAGGTGAACTTCCTGAGTTACGTGCAACTGACTTCGTTGGCGCTGCCGAGTCTAACTGACAGCAAGGGCTCCCTGGTGGTGGTGTCCTCGTTGCTAG GCCGCGTGCCCACGTCCTTCTCCAGCCCCTACTCGGCGGCCAAGTTCGCGCTGAATAGCTTCTTCGGCTCTCTCCGGCGGGAGCTGGACGTGCAGGACGTGCACGTCGCCATCACCATGTGCGTCCTGGGCCTCCGGGATCGCGCCTCGGCCGCCGAGGGAGTCAG GGGCGTCACGAGGGCCAAGGCGGCCCCAGGGCCCAAGGCAGCCCTGGCCGTGATTCGTGGCGGCGCCACGCGTGCCTCCGGCGTCTTCTACCCGTGGCGCTTCCATCTGCTCTGCCTGCTTCGCGGCTGGATGCCACAGCCAAGGGCCTGGTTCATCCGCCAGGAGCTCAACATCACGACCCCCGCTGCTGCCTGA
- the HSD11B1L gene encoding hydroxysteroid 11-beta-dehydrogenase 1-like protein isoform X5, with amino-acid sequence MKVLLLAGLGALFFAYYWDDNFDPASLQGARVLLTGASVGVGEELAYHYARLGSHLVLTAHTEALLQKVNFLSYVQLTSLALPSLTDSKGSLVVVSSLLGRVPTSFSSPYSAAKFALNSFFGSLRRELDVQDVHVAITMCVLGLRDRASAAEGVRGVTRAKAAPGPKAALAVIRGGATRASGVFYPWRFHLLCLLRGWMPQPRAWFIRQELNITTPAAA; translated from the exons ATGAAGGTGCTGCTCCTCGCGGGGCTGGGAGCCCTGTTCTTTGCCTATTATTGGGATGACAACTTTGACCCAG CCAGCCTCCAGGGAGCCCGTGTGCTGCTGACTGGAGCCAGTGTGGGCGTCGGGGAGGAGCTGGCATATCACTACGCGCGCCTGGGCTCCCACCTGGTGCTCACTGCCCACACCGAGGCTCTCCTGCAGAAG GTGAACTTCCTGAGTTACGTGCAACTGACTTCGTTGGCGCTGCCGAGTCTAACTGACAGCAAGGGCTCCCTGGTGGTGGTGTCCTCGTTGCTAG GCCGCGTGCCCACGTCCTTCTCCAGCCCCTACTCGGCGGCCAAGTTCGCGCTGAATAGCTTCTTCGGCTCTCTCCGGCGGGAGCTGGACGTGCAGGACGTGCACGTCGCCATCACCATGTGCGTCCTGGGCCTCCGGGATCGCGCCTCGGCCGCCGAGGGAGTCAG GGGCGTCACGAGGGCCAAGGCGGCCCCAGGGCCCAAGGCAGCCCTGGCCGTGATTCGTGGCGGCGCCACGCGTGCCTCCGGCGTCTTCTACCCGTGGCGCTTCCATCTGCTCTGCCTGCTTCGCGGCTGGATGCCACAGCCAAGGGCCTGGTTCATCCGCCAGGAGCTCAACATCACGACCCCCGCTGCTGCCTGA
- the HSD11B1L gene encoding hydroxysteroid 11-beta-dehydrogenase 1-like protein isoform X2: MKVLLLAGLGALFFAYYWDDNFDPASLQGARVLLTGASVGVGEELAYHYARLGSHLVLTAHTEALLQKVVGNCRKLGAPKVFYIAADMASPEVPERVVQFALDKLGGLDYLVLNHLGAAPAGTRARSAQATRWLMQVNFLSYVQLTSLALPSLTDSKGSLVVVSSLLGRVPTSFSSPYSAAKFALNSFFGSLRRELDVQDVHVAITMCVLGLRDRASAAEGVRGVTRAKAAPGPKAALAVIRGGATRASGVFYPWRFHLLCLLRGWMPQPRAWFIRQELNITTPAAA, translated from the exons ATGAAGGTGCTGCTCCTCGCGGGGCTGGGAGCCCTGTTCTTTGCCTATTATTGGGATGACAACTTTGACCCAG CCAGCCTCCAGGGAGCCCGTGTGCTGCTGACTGGAGCCAGTGTGGGCGTCGGGGAGGAGCTGGCATATCACTACGCGCGCCTGGGCTCCCACCTGGTGCTCACTGCCCACACCGAGGCTCTCCTGCAGAAG GTGGTAGGGAACTGCCGGAAGCTGGGCGCTCCCAAGGTCTTCTACATCGCTGCGGACATGGCCTCCCCTGAGGTGCCCGAGCGCGTGGTGCAGTTTGCGCTGGACAAGCTgg GAGGGCTGGACTACCTGGTGCTGAACCACCTCGGCGCCGCCCCAGCAGGCACGCGGGCCCGCAGCGCCCAGGCAACACGCTGGCTCATGCAG GTGAACTTCCTGAGTTACGTGCAACTGACTTCGTTGGCGCTGCCGAGTCTAACTGACAGCAAGGGCTCCCTGGTGGTGGTGTCCTCGTTGCTAG GCCGCGTGCCCACGTCCTTCTCCAGCCCCTACTCGGCGGCCAAGTTCGCGCTGAATAGCTTCTTCGGCTCTCTCCGGCGGGAGCTGGACGTGCAGGACGTGCACGTCGCCATCACCATGTGCGTCCTGGGCCTCCGGGATCGCGCCTCGGCCGCCGAGGGAGTCAG GGGCGTCACGAGGGCCAAGGCGGCCCCAGGGCCCAAGGCAGCCCTGGCCGTGATTCGTGGCGGCGCCACGCGTGCCTCCGGCGTCTTCTACCCGTGGCGCTTCCATCTGCTCTGCCTGCTTCGCGGCTGGATGCCACAGCCAAGGGCCTGGTTCATCCGCCAGGAGCTCAACATCACGACCCCCGCTGCTGCCTGA
- the HSD11B1L gene encoding hydroxysteroid 11-beta-dehydrogenase 1-like protein isoform X1, with protein MKVLLLAGLGALFFAYYWDDNFDPASLQGARVLLTGASVGVGEELAYHYARLGSHLVLTAHTEALLQKVVGNCRKLGAPKVFYIAADMASPEVPERVVQFALDKLGGLDYLVLNHLGAAPAGTRARSAQATRWLMQALGSAPAPSGLRFLLRPVTRSRHLQVNFLSYVQLTSLALPSLTDSKGSLVVVSSLLGRVPTSFSSPYSAAKFALNSFFGSLRRELDVQDVHVAITMCVLGLRDRASAAEGVRGVTRAKAAPGPKAALAVIRGGATRASGVFYPWRFHLLCLLRGWMPQPRAWFIRQELNITTPAAA; from the exons ATGAAGGTGCTGCTCCTCGCGGGGCTGGGAGCCCTGTTCTTTGCCTATTATTGGGATGACAACTTTGACCCAG CCAGCCTCCAGGGAGCCCGTGTGCTGCTGACTGGAGCCAGTGTGGGCGTCGGGGAGGAGCTGGCATATCACTACGCGCGCCTGGGCTCCCACCTGGTGCTCACTGCCCACACCGAGGCTCTCCTGCAGAAG GTGGTAGGGAACTGCCGGAAGCTGGGCGCTCCCAAGGTCTTCTACATCGCTGCGGACATGGCCTCCCCTGAGGTGCCCGAGCGCGTGGTGCAGTTTGCGCTGGACAAGCTgg GAGGGCTGGACTACCTGGTGCTGAACCACCTCGGCGCCGCCCCAGCAGGCACGCGGGCCCGCAGCGCCCAGGCAACACGCTGGCTCATGCAG gctctAGGCTCCGCCCCTGCCCCTTCTGGCCTTCGGTTCCTCCTCCGCCCGGTGACTCGCAGTCGCCACCTCCAGGTGAACTTCCTGAGTTACGTGCAACTGACTTCGTTGGCGCTGCCGAGTCTAACTGACAGCAAGGGCTCCCTGGTGGTGGTGTCCTCGTTGCTAG GCCGCGTGCCCACGTCCTTCTCCAGCCCCTACTCGGCGGCCAAGTTCGCGCTGAATAGCTTCTTCGGCTCTCTCCGGCGGGAGCTGGACGTGCAGGACGTGCACGTCGCCATCACCATGTGCGTCCTGGGCCTCCGGGATCGCGCCTCGGCCGCCGAGGGAGTCAG GGGCGTCACGAGGGCCAAGGCGGCCCCAGGGCCCAAGGCAGCCCTGGCCGTGATTCGTGGCGGCGCCACGCGTGCCTCCGGCGTCTTCTACCCGTGGCGCTTCCATCTGCTCTGCCTGCTTCGCGGCTGGATGCCACAGCCAAGGGCCTGGTTCATCCGCCAGGAGCTCAACATCACGACCCCCGCTGCTGCCTGA
- the HSD11B1L gene encoding hydroxysteroid 11-beta-dehydrogenase 1-like protein isoform X6, which translates to MQVNFLSYVQLTSLALPSLTDSKGSLVVVSSLLGRVPTSFSSPYSAAKFALNSFFGSLRRELDVQDVHVAITMCVLGLRDRASAAEGVRGVTRAKAAPGPKAALAVIRGGATRASGVFYPWRFHLLCLLRGWMPQPRAWFIRQELNITTPAAA; encoded by the exons ATGCAG GTGAACTTCCTGAGTTACGTGCAACTGACTTCGTTGGCGCTGCCGAGTCTAACTGACAGCAAGGGCTCCCTGGTGGTGGTGTCCTCGTTGCTAG GCCGCGTGCCCACGTCCTTCTCCAGCCCCTACTCGGCGGCCAAGTTCGCGCTGAATAGCTTCTTCGGCTCTCTCCGGCGGGAGCTGGACGTGCAGGACGTGCACGTCGCCATCACCATGTGCGTCCTGGGCCTCCGGGATCGCGCCTCGGCCGCCGAGGGAGTCAG GGGCGTCACGAGGGCCAAGGCGGCCCCAGGGCCCAAGGCAGCCCTGGCCGTGATTCGTGGCGGCGCCACGCGTGCCTCCGGCGTCTTCTACCCGTGGCGCTTCCATCTGCTCTGCCTGCTTCGCGGCTGGATGCCACAGCCAAGGGCCTGGTTCATCCGCCAGGAGCTCAACATCACGACCCCCGCTGCTGCCTGA
- the HSD11B1L gene encoding hydroxysteroid 11-beta-dehydrogenase 1-like protein isoform X3 produces MTTLTQPPGSPCAADWSQCGRRGGAGISLRAPGLPPGAHCPHRGSPAEGRGGRSLKDSSGLMGVSGPGGLDYLVLNHLGAAPAGTRARSAQATRWLMQALGSAPAPSGLRFLLRPVTRSRHLQVNFLSYVQLTSLALPSLTDSKGSLVVVSSLLGRVPTSFSSPYSAAKFALNSFFGSLRRELDVQDVHVAITMCVLGLRDRASAAEGVRGVTRAKAAPGPKAALAVIRGGATRASGVFYPWRFHLLCLLRGWMPQPRAWFIRQELNITTPAAA; encoded by the exons ATGACAACTTTGACCCAG CCTCCAGGGAGCCCGTGTGCTGCTGACTGGAGCCAGTGTGGGCGTCGGGGAGGAGCTGGCATATCACTACGCGCGCCTGGGCTCCCACCTGGTGCTCACTGCCCACACCGAGGCTCTCCTGCAGAAG GGCGCGGGGGGCGGAGCCTCAAGGACAGCTCCGGGCTGATGGGAGTCTCCGGGCCAGGAGGGCTGGACTACCTGGTGCTGAACCACCTCGGCGCCGCCCCAGCAGGCACGCGGGCCCGCAGCGCCCAGGCAACACGCTGGCTCATGCAG gctctAGGCTCCGCCCCTGCCCCTTCTGGCCTTCGGTTCCTCCTCCGCCCGGTGACTCGCAGTCGCCACCTCCAGGTGAACTTCCTGAGTTACGTGCAACTGACTTCGTTGGCGCTGCCGAGTCTAACTGACAGCAAGGGCTCCCTGGTGGTGGTGTCCTCGTTGCTAG GCCGCGTGCCCACGTCCTTCTCCAGCCCCTACTCGGCGGCCAAGTTCGCGCTGAATAGCTTCTTCGGCTCTCTCCGGCGGGAGCTGGACGTGCAGGACGTGCACGTCGCCATCACCATGTGCGTCCTGGGCCTCCGGGATCGCGCCTCGGCCGCCGAGGGAGTCAG GGGCGTCACGAGGGCCAAGGCGGCCCCAGGGCCCAAGGCAGCCCTGGCCGTGATTCGTGGCGGCGCCACGCGTGCCTCCGGCGTCTTCTACCCGTGGCGCTTCCATCTGCTCTGCCTGCTTCGCGGCTGGATGCCACAGCCAAGGGCCTGGTTCATCCGCCAGGAGCTCAACATCACGACCCCCGCTGCTGCCTGA
- the MICOS13 gene encoding MICOS complex subunit MIC13, which yields MVPRVWSLMRFLIKGSVAGGAVYLVYDQELLGPSDKSQAVLQKAEEVVPTAVYQFSQYMCEQTGLKIPQLPAPPKFNIRESWNSGISTVMSALSVAPSKAWEYSKEGWEYLKERTK from the exons ATGGTACCCCGAGTGTGGTCGCTGATGAG GTTCCTCATCAAGGGCAGTGTGGCTGGGGGCGCTGTCTACCTTGTGTACGACCAGGAGCTGCTGGGGCCCAGCGACAAGAGCCAGGCGGTTCTTCAGAAAGCTGAGGAGGTGGTCCCCACCGCCGTGTACCAGTTCAGCCAGTACATGTGCGAGCAGACAGGCCTGAAGATACCCCAG ctcccagctcctccaAAGTTTAACATCCGCGAGTCCTGGAATTCAG GCATCAGCACGGTGATGTCCGCTCTGTCCGTGGCCCCCTCCAAGGCCTGGGAGTACTCCAAGGAGGGCTGGGAATACCTGAAGGAGCGAACCAAGTAG